From a single Lolium rigidum isolate FL_2022 chromosome 7, APGP_CSIRO_Lrig_0.1, whole genome shotgun sequence genomic region:
- the LOC124675127 gene encoding uncharacterized protein LOC124675127 — translation MQGRGRVLPATGVNLQRIPSSTCRGSNFRCSSSPMADLMSPPLLCLPYAHIVLLAPSMSGCHAGGRRPIGEVGYLPRRLLRHRIRVLLMSCPSSLLHVLHLSAVRMHGVVLGDSLLGQFDFSSAFSWSEGRFQADPSSGNLRE, via the exons ATGCAAGGGAGGGGACGCGTGCTTCCAGCGACAGGGGTGAACCTCCAACGAATCCCATCCTCGACTTGCCGGGGCTCCAATTTTCGCTGCTCGAGCTCTCCCATGGCCGACCTCATGAGTCCTCCTCTCCTCTGTCTTCCTTACGCCCACATTGTTCTATTG GCCCCCAGTATGAGTGGATGTCATGCTGGTGGTCGCCGACCCATCGGGGAGGTCGGCTACCTTCCGCGTCGCCTACTGCGGCACCGCATCCGGGTCTTGCTGATGTCTTGCCCTTCGTCACTGCTACACGTTCTGCATCTTTCGGCTGTGCGCATGCATGGTGTGGTTTTGGGCGACTCCTTGCTCGGTCAGTTCGATTTTTCGTCAG CATTCTCTTGGTCTGAAGGCAGGTTCCAGGCAGATCCGTCATCAG GGAACCTAAGAGAGTAG